A genomic stretch from Streptomyces venezuelae ATCC 10712 includes:
- a CDS encoding helix-turn-helix transcriptional regulator: MSPGRPEEHDVTTRLSRPGLRGREAELEQLRALVAAVRDGEGGAIALLLGEPGIGKTVLLREAVSLARAHGFVISHGRAEELHELAPLASLASGLLHGDPPLLSGTDFADLAGHHDQRIWLVERLAQLIEERSAGRPVLIAVDDVQWADPLSRFALSVLPARLLSSPVLWLLTSRENPEPYGQGPPATTLPLRPLSETALAELARDVLGGDVPARVEELLDGAGGNPFLAAEILSGIAATGADGPEPPERLVLGVRGRLADLRPDTLHFLRIGSVLGRAFSLADAAALCGRPASGLSAEVDEAIAAALLHDDGERLLFRHDLLRQAVYADLAPSVRRALHREAARRLVAAGRSSGDAVPHLLKSAEPGDTEAIALLGTAAEDVIAVMPDLAADLAVRALELVPPRAPMAYDVGERAIVALTRAGRYTQARDTGDALLARRPPLDVFARLQCVLGDTLWHLDDVQELTRRTTTALAAVTDPAIRARLTARHALVRSRGSDLGAARETGERALAEAERAGDREARVLALWGLGEIALNAGDCAAAVAHHTALSVFDSAFLPEEAIALIHLDDFDAVRRLLRTAGDLPLRPAMLIWTQGTLNMGLGRLDDADADFVTAERLEADLHVPGNLVNLRVNRGLLAMLRGDREAAREHLDVVRAAVADRPNTGNHATHRYFEAVVADAEGDHAAAAEFVRTVQRDHPFLRWRLLRPHVVQAVRIALRGGDRELAEDLAAQAAAHAIRNPTVPTAQGTAAHASALVNADHGLLERAVDILLDGPRPLSLAAASADLGRALLTSGDAAATPALTRAHDLYAKAGADAEADRVRAELERATSRPGRRTGRLRPRTDRGWAALTTSERKVARLIAAGHTNRSAAEALVVSPHTVNTHLASIFRKLSVRSRVHLARIVLAEDDAGPAVDD; this comes from the coding sequence ATGAGCCCCGGCCGGCCCGAGGAACACGACGTGACGACCCGGCTCAGCCGGCCCGGGCTGCGGGGCCGCGAAGCCGAGCTGGAACAGCTGCGCGCCCTCGTCGCAGCGGTGCGCGACGGCGAGGGAGGAGCGATCGCGCTGCTCCTCGGCGAGCCCGGGATCGGCAAGACCGTGCTGCTGCGGGAGGCCGTCTCGCTCGCACGGGCCCACGGGTTCGTCATCAGCCATGGACGCGCCGAGGAACTGCACGAACTGGCACCGCTCGCCTCACTGGCCTCCGGGCTCCTGCACGGCGACCCGCCGCTGCTCTCCGGCACGGACTTCGCGGACCTCGCCGGCCACCACGACCAGCGCATCTGGCTCGTCGAGCGACTGGCCCAGCTGATCGAGGAACGCTCGGCGGGCAGGCCCGTGCTGATCGCGGTCGACGACGTTCAATGGGCCGATCCGCTGAGCCGTTTCGCCCTGAGCGTCCTGCCGGCACGGCTGCTCAGCTCCCCGGTCCTCTGGCTGCTCACCAGCAGGGAGAACCCGGAGCCGTACGGGCAGGGGCCGCCGGCGACGACCCTCCCGCTGCGGCCGCTGTCCGAGACGGCCCTGGCCGAGCTGGCACGCGACGTCCTCGGCGGGGACGTGCCCGCGCGGGTCGAGGAGCTCCTCGACGGGGCGGGCGGCAACCCCTTCCTCGCGGCCGAGATCCTCTCGGGCATCGCGGCGACCGGCGCGGACGGGCCGGAACCGCCCGAGCGACTGGTCCTCGGCGTACGCGGCCGACTGGCCGACCTCAGGCCGGACACCCTGCACTTCCTGCGGATCGGCTCGGTCCTCGGCCGCGCGTTCTCGCTCGCCGACGCCGCTGCCCTGTGCGGCCGGCCCGCCTCAGGACTGAGCGCCGAAGTGGACGAGGCGATCGCCGCCGCTCTCCTCCACGACGACGGCGAACGCCTCCTGTTCCGCCACGACCTGCTCCGCCAGGCGGTGTACGCCGACCTCGCCCCCTCCGTACGCCGGGCACTGCACCGGGAGGCGGCGAGGCGGCTCGTCGCGGCGGGCCGGAGCTCCGGCGACGCGGTCCCGCACCTGCTGAAGAGCGCCGAACCCGGCGACACGGAGGCCATCGCACTGCTCGGCACAGCCGCCGAGGACGTGATCGCCGTGATGCCCGACCTCGCCGCCGACCTGGCCGTACGCGCCCTGGAACTCGTACCGCCCCGTGCGCCCATGGCGTACGACGTGGGGGAGCGCGCCATCGTCGCGCTGACCCGCGCGGGCCGGTACACACAGGCACGGGACACCGGGGACGCGCTGCTCGCCCGGCGGCCGCCCCTGGACGTCTTCGCCCGTCTGCAGTGCGTCCTCGGCGACACGCTCTGGCACCTCGACGACGTCCAGGAACTGACCCGCCGCACGACGACGGCGCTGGCCGCCGTCACCGACCCGGCGATCCGCGCCCGGCTGACCGCCCGGCACGCCCTGGTCCGGTCCCGCGGGAGCGACCTCGGGGCCGCCCGGGAGACCGGCGAACGGGCGCTCGCCGAGGCGGAGCGGGCAGGGGACCGGGAGGCTCGCGTCCTCGCGCTGTGGGGCCTCGGCGAGATCGCCCTCAACGCGGGCGACTGCGCCGCGGCCGTCGCACACCACACGGCGCTGAGCGTGTTCGACTCGGCCTTCCTTCCCGAGGAGGCCATCGCCCTGATCCACTTGGACGACTTCGACGCCGTACGGCGACTGCTCCGGACTGCGGGCGACCTTCCCCTGCGCCCCGCCATGCTCATCTGGACCCAGGGAACCCTCAACATGGGGCTCGGGCGGCTCGACGACGCGGACGCCGACTTCGTCACCGCCGAGCGTCTCGAAGCGGACCTCCACGTGCCCGGCAACCTGGTCAACCTCCGCGTCAACCGCGGCCTCCTCGCGATGCTGCGCGGCGACCGCGAGGCCGCGCGGGAACACCTGGACGTCGTACGGGCGGCCGTGGCCGACCGGCCGAACACGGGCAACCACGCCACCCACCGGTACTTCGAGGCCGTCGTCGCCGACGCCGAAGGCGACCACGCGGCAGCGGCCGAATTCGTCCGGACGGTGCAGCGCGACCACCCCTTCCTCCGGTGGCGGCTCCTGCGCCCCCATGTCGTCCAGGCCGTGCGGATCGCCCTGCGCGGCGGGGACCGGGAGCTCGCCGAGGACCTCGCGGCCCAGGCGGCCGCACACGCCATCCGCAACCCCACCGTGCCGACCGCCCAGGGGACGGCCGCGCACGCGTCCGCCCTGGTGAACGCCGACCACGGACTCCTGGAGCGGGCGGTGGACATCCTCCTCGACGGCCCCCGGCCGCTGTCCCTCGCCGCTGCGTCCGCCGACCTCGGGCGCGCGCTCCTGACCTCGGGCGACGCTGCCGCGACCCCCGCCCTGACCAGGGCGCACGACCTCTACGCCAAGGCCGGGGCCGACGCCGAGGCCGACCGGGTCCGGGCCGAACTCGAACGGGCCACGAGCCGCCCCGGTCGGCGCACCGGCCGCCTCCGGCCGCGTACCGACCGGGGCTGGGCCGCGCTCACGACCTCGGAACGGAAGGTGGCGCGGCTGATCGCCGCCGGTCACACCAACCGGTCGGCCGCGGAGGCCCTCGTCGTCTCCCCGCACACGGTCAACACCCATCTGGCGTCGATCTTCCGCAAGCTCTCGGTGCGATCCAGGGTCCACCTGGCCCGGATCGTCCTCGCGGAGGACGACGCCGGACCGGCCGTCGACGACTGA
- a CDS encoding alpha/beta fold hydrolase: MPYITVGQENTNPIELYFEDQGDGQPVVLIHGFPLDGHSWERQSAALLDAGHRVITYDRRGFGQSSQPTTGYDYDTFAADLNTVMETLDLKDAVLVGFSMGTGEVARYVATYGSGRVAKVAFLASLEPCLLKSDDNPDGVAPKEFFDGVVAAVKADRYAYYTAFFNDFYNLDENLGSRISEEAVRNSWNTAARGGSFAASAAPATWYTDFRADIPAVDVPALILHGTADRILPAEGTARPFHKALPSADYVEIEGAPHGLLWTHAEEVNTALLAFLAK; the protein is encoded by the coding sequence ATGCCGTACATCACCGTGGGCCAGGAGAACACCAACCCCATCGAGCTCTACTTCGAGGACCAAGGAGACGGGCAGCCCGTCGTCCTCATCCACGGCTTCCCGCTCGACGGCCACTCCTGGGAGCGCCAGAGCGCCGCGCTGCTCGACGCCGGCCACCGGGTGATCACGTACGACCGCCGCGGCTTCGGGCAGTCCTCCCAGCCGACCACCGGCTACGACTACGACACCTTCGCCGCCGACCTGAACACCGTGATGGAGACCCTCGATCTGAAGGACGCCGTCCTCGTCGGCTTCTCCATGGGCACCGGCGAAGTCGCCCGTTACGTCGCCACGTACGGCTCCGGCCGCGTCGCCAAGGTCGCCTTCCTCGCCTCCCTGGAGCCCTGCCTGCTCAAGAGCGACGACAACCCGGACGGCGTCGCCCCGAAGGAGTTCTTCGACGGCGTCGTCGCCGCAGTGAAGGCCGACCGGTACGCCTACTACACGGCCTTCTTCAACGACTTCTACAACCTCGACGAGAACCTCGGCAGCCGCATCAGCGAGGAGGCCGTCCGCAACAGCTGGAACACCGCGGCCCGCGGCGGCTCCTTCGCCGCCTCCGCCGCGCCGGCGACCTGGTACACCGATTTCCGTGCCGACATCCCCGCCGTCGACGTGCCGGCGCTGATCCTGCACGGCACCGCCGACCGCATCCTGCCCGCCGAGGGCACCGCGCGCCCCTTCCACAAGGCGCTCCCGTCGGCCGACTACGTCGAGATCGAGGGCGCCCCGCACGGTCTGCTGTGGACCCACGCCGAGGAGGTCAACACCGCCCTCCTCGCCTTCCTGGCGAAGTGA
- a CDS encoding helix-turn-helix transcriptional regulator: MSVNRVTTRTEPEELDGVRAPLRGREAELAFIEERLDALARGAGGIVRVEGPAGIGRSRFLAEAAAAARRRGTRVFEGAAGPGEPFVPLGPLLEGVLSGEEPLSGAQRLRDLATTPGRRFWLLQELGDRLREAARNGPLLVVLDDLQWCDDLTLLTFHTLAAGLSSHPILWLVAVRAGSVPSGVRTTLDRIRQAGAHELVLEALEDRVIARITEDVLGAPPDPDVLRLARRAEGVPQLLVELLGSLRDEAVTIENGTAKLPAGPPAPQKLPSVVRRLDQLSDQARELVQTAAAAGGTVTVAQLAELLGTSSAALITAVREALDADLLAESGDRLAFRHDLIREAVEAGLPLPLRQALRRQAAGLPPGSAPADAAPAERAAPGDTVVADRLRTEAAELAATAPGTAAERSLKALERTGADARERPRIIAETIPLLWQTGRAAQARELGTAALAAGGLRPEDEALIRLALARLAAPFDFSEAVRQARTGAALPGISAAARGRLLAMLAVGLSMSGEHAAAEQVAAEAWETAVAAGDRSAEATLTTVRSAVSFHRMDLTEAFRQAERSAALADALGVSTSLWVPEALWHALLSNTTGRTAEALAVAEEGIRITREQGRTAATRMWLMTRTRILLETGRLADARADAEAASPTADDPGPGNLADVTLRYVMLRVALHTGDRQTAEAYAAEARRMRSDAAPVVRHFGSWMLALMADFEGRPDRAMTALDGVMTSPAADRPAYAGLIDPADAPVLVRMALRAGSHERAVQAVAMAERRAALNPGLPFLAATAAHARGLLDNDLAPLVRAVRLYEDCPRVLARASALEDAGRKMAATRTAEAVPYFETALALYTRAGAERDVARVRRRLRAAGVRRRPTTTGLSDAWPELTAAELRAVRLVARGLTNRQAAEHLSLSPHTVSSHLRRAFTRLNVTSRTELTRLAKLRDSGG, encoded by the coding sequence ATGAGCGTGAACCGAGTGACGACGAGGACCGAGCCCGAGGAGCTGGACGGCGTACGGGCACCCCTCCGGGGCAGAGAAGCCGAACTGGCGTTCATCGAGGAGCGGCTCGACGCGCTCGCCCGGGGAGCGGGCGGGATCGTCCGCGTCGAAGGCCCCGCCGGAATCGGCAGGTCCCGGTTCCTCGCAGAGGCTGCGGCGGCCGCGAGGCGGCGCGGGACGCGGGTGTTCGAAGGGGCGGCGGGCCCCGGAGAACCGTTCGTACCGCTCGGCCCGCTCCTCGAAGGCGTGCTCTCCGGTGAGGAACCGTTGTCGGGCGCCCAACGCCTCCGCGACCTCGCCACGACACCCGGTCGGCGGTTCTGGCTCCTTCAGGAGTTGGGGGACCGCCTGCGGGAGGCGGCTCGGAACGGACCCCTGCTCGTCGTCCTCGACGACCTCCAGTGGTGCGACGACCTGACCCTTCTCACCTTCCACACGCTCGCGGCGGGGCTCTCGTCACACCCGATCCTGTGGCTGGTCGCCGTGCGGGCCGGCAGCGTGCCGTCCGGAGTGCGCACCACCCTGGACAGGATCCGTCAGGCCGGCGCCCACGAGCTGGTCCTCGAAGCGCTGGAGGACCGTGTGATCGCCCGGATCACCGAGGACGTCCTCGGCGCTCCTCCCGACCCGGACGTCCTCCGCCTCGCCCGCCGAGCCGAGGGGGTGCCGCAGCTGCTGGTCGAACTGCTCGGCTCGCTGCGGGACGAGGCGGTGACGATCGAGAACGGCACGGCGAAGCTGCCGGCCGGACCCCCGGCCCCGCAAAAACTCCCCTCTGTCGTGCGCCGCCTCGACCAGCTGTCCGACCAGGCGCGGGAGCTGGTGCAGACGGCGGCCGCCGCCGGCGGCACGGTCACCGTCGCGCAGCTCGCCGAACTGCTCGGCACCTCCTCGGCGGCGCTCATCACCGCCGTACGGGAAGCCCTCGACGCCGATCTGCTCGCCGAGAGCGGCGATCGCCTCGCCTTCCGCCACGACCTGATCCGTGAGGCGGTGGAAGCCGGCCTCCCGCTGCCCCTGCGTCAGGCCCTGCGCCGTCAGGCCGCCGGGCTGCCGCCGGGGAGCGCACCGGCCGATGCCGCACCGGCCGAAAGGGCGGCGCCGGGGGACACGGTGGTCGCCGACCGGCTGCGTACCGAAGCGGCGGAACTCGCGGCCACCGCCCCCGGGACCGCCGCGGAGCGCAGCCTCAAGGCCCTGGAACGCACCGGGGCGGACGCTCGGGAGCGGCCGCGGATCATCGCCGAGACGATCCCGCTGCTCTGGCAGACGGGCCGGGCCGCCCAGGCGCGCGAGCTCGGCACCGCCGCCCTGGCGGCCGGCGGTCTCCGACCCGAGGACGAGGCACTCATCCGCCTCGCCCTGGCACGCCTCGCCGCACCGTTCGACTTCTCCGAGGCGGTCCGGCAGGCCCGTACCGGGGCGGCACTGCCCGGGATCTCCGCGGCCGCGAGGGGGCGACTGCTCGCCATGCTCGCCGTCGGCCTGTCGATGTCGGGCGAGCACGCGGCGGCCGAGCAGGTCGCCGCGGAGGCGTGGGAGACCGCGGTGGCGGCGGGGGACCGCTCCGCCGAGGCCACCCTGACGACGGTCCGCTCGGCCGTGAGTTTCCACCGCATGGACCTGACCGAGGCGTTCCGGCAGGCCGAGCGGTCCGCCGCGCTGGCCGACGCGCTGGGCGTCAGCACCTCGCTGTGGGTTCCGGAGGCCTTGTGGCACGCCCTCCTGTCGAACACCACCGGACGCACCGCGGAGGCGCTCGCCGTCGCGGAGGAGGGCATCCGGATCACCCGCGAGCAGGGCCGGACGGCCGCCACCCGCATGTGGCTCATGACCCGCACCCGCATCCTTCTGGAGACCGGACGGCTGGCGGACGCCCGGGCCGACGCCGAAGCCGCGTCCCCCACGGCAGACGATCCCGGCCCGGGCAACCTCGCCGACGTCACGCTCCGGTACGTGATGCTGCGCGTCGCCCTCCACACCGGCGACCGGCAGACCGCGGAGGCGTACGCGGCGGAGGCGAGGCGCATGCGGAGCGACGCAGCCCCCGTCGTCCGGCACTTCGGCTCCTGGATGCTGGCACTGATGGCCGACTTCGAAGGCCGGCCCGACCGCGCCATGACCGCACTCGACGGGGTGATGACGTCACCCGCCGCGGACCGGCCCGCCTACGCCGGGCTGATCGACCCCGCCGACGCCCCGGTGCTCGTCCGCATGGCGTTGCGCGCGGGCAGCCACGAACGGGCCGTGCAGGCCGTCGCCATGGCAGAGAGGCGAGCCGCGCTCAATCCCGGCCTGCCGTTCCTCGCCGCCACCGCCGCGCACGCCCGGGGACTCCTCGACAACGACCTCGCCCCTCTCGTACGCGCCGTCCGGCTGTACGAGGACTGCCCTCGCGTACTGGCACGGGCGTCGGCCCTGGAGGACGCAGGCCGCAAGATGGCGGCCACCCGCACGGCGGAAGCGGTCCCGTACTTCGAGACGGCCCTCGCGCTCTACACGCGAGCGGGCGCCGAAAGGGACGTCGCGCGGGTGCGCCGACGCCTGCGGGCCGCCGGTGTCCGCCGCCGGCCGACGACGACCGGACTCTCCGACGCCTGGCCCGAGTTGACGGCGGCGGAGCTACGGGCAGTTCGACTCGTGGCCCGAGGGCTGACCAACCGGCAGGCGGCCGAGCACCTCTCCCTCTCCCCGCACACGGTGAGCTCGCACCTGCGCCGGGCCTTCACCAGGCTGAACGTCACCTCGCGCACGGAGCTGACCCGGCTGGCGAAGCTCCGCGACAGCGGAGGGTAA
- a CDS encoding PucR family transcriptional regulator — MTVRLQRARPGSPELQALVDELAERLGRSVAVDDPLVRMVCTSRHFGDEDPVRIGTLLQGRADNAAIRYVLAQGVTQWSRPGFIDGRDDLGLLPRYVVPLRERGHLLGLLVVVVPEKKLGEEETAAIARAADAMSAQMYGEHIVADTRKTGERDLALALVGADVAARTAARRHGKEVGLLGAAEHVLVTVVQLSCGTELVRHSEAALWAALEGYRQTRSAQGLIAVDKERAILLQLRGRPPGQDEIAAQSARILDELRTFLDPSADPVIGVGGRHPGLDGAWTSYEQALVAARAARRLPSLRSVGDWELLGELAVLLQLPEHALNASLVPKPLRTLSEAHGGDRLRDTLRCFLEHAGSIPRTADALGIHRTSLYYRLRQIQELTGLDLDDGAHRLTLHLGLRTADLLAPGTDGAR, encoded by the coding sequence ATGACCGTAAGGCTCCAGCGAGCCCGCCCAGGCAGCCCCGAGCTCCAGGCACTCGTCGACGAGCTCGCGGAGCGGCTCGGCCGGTCCGTCGCCGTCGACGACCCGCTGGTCCGCATGGTCTGCACGAGCCGCCACTTCGGCGACGAGGACCCGGTGCGCATCGGCACCCTGCTGCAGGGCCGAGCCGACAACGCGGCCATCCGCTACGTCCTCGCCCAGGGCGTGACCCAGTGGTCCAGACCCGGGTTCATCGACGGCCGTGACGATCTCGGACTGCTGCCCCGTTACGTCGTGCCGCTGCGCGAACGGGGGCATCTCCTCGGGCTGCTCGTGGTGGTCGTGCCCGAGAAGAAGCTGGGGGAGGAGGAGACCGCTGCCATCGCCCGGGCCGCGGACGCCATGTCGGCCCAGATGTACGGGGAGCACATCGTCGCCGACACCCGGAAGACCGGCGAGCGGGACCTGGCCCTCGCGCTCGTCGGCGCCGACGTCGCCGCACGCACCGCCGCGCGTCGCCACGGCAAGGAGGTCGGTCTGCTCGGGGCGGCGGAACACGTCCTGGTCACCGTCGTCCAACTCAGCTGCGGGACGGAGCTCGTGCGGCACTCCGAGGCCGCCCTGTGGGCGGCGCTGGAGGGGTACCGGCAGACGCGCTCCGCCCAGGGCCTCATCGCCGTCGACAAGGAACGGGCGATACTGCTCCAGCTCCGCGGCCGGCCGCCCGGCCAGGATGAGATCGCCGCCCAGTCCGCTCGCATCCTCGACGAACTCCGCACCTTCCTGGACCCGTCGGCGGACCCCGTGATCGGCGTCGGCGGCCGGCATCCCGGGCTGGACGGCGCCTGGACGTCGTACGAGCAGGCGCTGGTGGCGGCCCGCGCGGCCCGCCGACTGCCCTCCCTGAGGAGCGTCGGTGACTGGGAGCTGCTCGGGGAACTCGCCGTACTGCTCCAGCTCCCCGAGCACGCCCTGAACGCGTCGCTGGTCCCGAAGCCGCTCCGCACCCTGAGCGAGGCTCATGGCGGCGACCGCCTGCGGGACACCCTGCGCTGCTTCCTCGAACACGCGGGATCGATTCCCAGGACCGCGGACGCCCTGGGAATCCACCGCACTTCGCTCTACTACCGGCTGCGCCAGATCCAGGAGTTGACCGGACTCGACCTCGACGACGGCGCCCACCGGCTCACCCTGCACCTCGGCCTCAGGACCGCGGACCTCCTCGCTCCGGGCACCGACGGGGCCCGGTGA
- a CDS encoding alpha/beta fold hydrolase, with protein sequence MKELITTDGARLAYQDTGGDGVPLVMLHGWGQTQAMFRHQIEGLAPGRRVVTVDLRGHGKSGKPQHGYRIARLSRDVLELVDHLGLDRFDALGWSMGVSVWWSFIDQYGTGRIRRFVAVDQPPAVAAVPWMTEREQRDSGAIFDVSGLLYLGAALAGPEGDTVRADFVRGMFSGEPDPEVLAFVTEEIRSTPAHAGVPLLFDHCAQDWRDVLPRIDVPTLVIGCEGSHVHPDSQRFVAERIPGALLHVFPSDVANSHFPFLENPPAFNAVVEKFLAEEPPRGA encoded by the coding sequence ATGAAGGAACTGATCACGACAGACGGTGCGCGGCTTGCGTACCAGGACACCGGCGGCGACGGAGTCCCGCTGGTGATGCTCCACGGCTGGGGCCAGACCCAGGCGATGTTCCGCCACCAGATCGAGGGGCTCGCGCCCGGCCGCCGCGTCGTCACCGTCGACCTCCGCGGCCACGGGAAGTCCGGCAAGCCGCAGCACGGCTACCGCATCGCCCGGCTCTCCCGCGACGTGCTCGAACTCGTCGACCACCTCGGCCTCGACCGCTTCGACGCACTGGGCTGGTCCATGGGCGTCTCGGTGTGGTGGAGCTTCATCGACCAGTACGGGACCGGACGCATCCGCCGCTTCGTCGCCGTCGACCAGCCCCCGGCCGTCGCCGCCGTGCCCTGGATGACCGAGCGGGAACAGCGGGACTCCGGCGCCATCTTCGACGTGTCCGGACTGCTGTACCTGGGCGCGGCCCTCGCGGGGCCGGAGGGCGACACGGTCCGCGCCGACTTCGTGCGCGGCATGTTCTCCGGCGAGCCCGACCCCGAGGTGCTGGCCTTCGTCACCGAGGAGATCAGGTCGACACCCGCCCACGCGGGCGTTCCGCTGCTGTTCGACCACTGCGCGCAGGACTGGCGCGACGTGCTCCCCCGGATCGATGTGCCGACCCTGGTGATCGGCTGTGAGGGAAGCCATGTGCACCCCGATTCGCAGCGCTTCGTCGCCGAGCGGATTCCCGGCGCACTCCTGCACGTCTTCCCGTCCGACGTGGCGAACTCGCACTTCCCCTTCCTGGAGAACCCGCCGGCCTTCAACGCCGTCGTGGAGAAGTTCCTGGCCGAGGAGCCGCCGAGAGGGGCGTGA
- a CDS encoding helix-turn-helix domain-containing protein — protein sequence MTLTLMSRAPERAPRQTPDPAPSPSRSGWLVQMLSEVPDTNDRNHVYLGVHVRGAVSVVHERAEALLEPGDLVFCDPARRHLLRFGEDCRMIFFRVPRCYLGVSEPELHRVLGVPVRGGEGLGALASEFLTALAAEAELRRSTIGDRRARTAVHLLSVLVMELLDADTTDAADDASGAGNEMLSRIHAHIEEHLRDPDLSPESIARAHHISVRYLQKLFQSDGTTVSQWVRQRRLESCRFELGRSTRRITMAAMAHRWGFSSPSHFSRTFRGAYGMSPSEWQALATSAFAPMTDATDDTADTQDGRRR from the coding sequence ATGACCCTCACACTGATGTCACGCGCGCCCGAACGGGCGCCCCGGCAGACGCCCGACCCGGCCCCGTCCCCCTCCCGCTCGGGGTGGCTGGTCCAGATGCTCTCCGAGGTGCCGGACACGAACGACCGGAACCACGTCTACCTCGGCGTCCATGTCCGCGGGGCCGTCAGCGTCGTCCATGAGCGCGCCGAAGCCCTGCTGGAGCCGGGCGACCTGGTCTTCTGCGACCCGGCCCGACGGCACCTGCTGCGGTTCGGCGAGGACTGCCGGATGATCTTCTTCCGGGTGCCCCGCTGCTACCTGGGCGTCTCGGAACCGGAACTGCACCGGGTGCTCGGCGTCCCCGTACGCGGCGGGGAGGGCCTCGGGGCGCTGGCCTCCGAATTCCTGACCGCGCTCGCCGCCGAGGCGGAGCTCCGCCGGTCCACGATCGGGGACCGGCGTGCCCGCACGGCCGTCCACCTCCTCTCCGTCCTGGTCATGGAGCTCCTCGACGCGGACACGACGGACGCCGCCGACGACGCCTCCGGAGCGGGCAACGAGATGCTGTCCCGTATCCACGCCCACATCGAAGAACACCTGAGGGACCCGGACCTCTCACCGGAGTCGATCGCACGTGCCCACCACATCTCCGTGCGGTACCTGCAGAAGCTGTTCCAGAGCGACGGCACGACGGTGAGCCAGTGGGTGCGGCAGCGCAGGCTCGAGTCCTGCCGCTTCGAGCTGGGCCGCTCCACCCGGCGGATCACGATGGCCGCGATGGCACACCGCTGGGGCTTCAGCAGTCCCTCGCACTTCAGCCGTACGTTCCGCGGGGCCTACGGCATGAGCCCCAGCGAATGGCAGGCGCTGGCGACCTCGGCCTTCGCGCCGATGACCGACGCCACCGACGACACCGCCGACACCCAGGACGGGCGAAGACGCTGA
- a CDS encoding alpha/beta fold hydrolase: protein MPHPTVVLVHGAFADATGWIGVIAELRSSGIPVIAPSNPLRGLASDAAYLVSVLTQVDGPAVLVGHAYGGALITVAGAAENVVGLVYVAAYVPAEGESLGRLQGSFPDPPLTGNLKEWTYPLHDGAHAVEVTIEETAFPAVFAADVPEDVAGALAAAQRPLAAAAFTDTAAVAAWRTKPSWALVAGADRTISPEAQRFGAARAGAVVVELPDASHAVALSEPTHVADLIRTAVRATS, encoded by the coding sequence ATGCCCCACCCCACCGTCGTCCTCGTGCACGGTGCCTTCGCCGACGCGACCGGCTGGATAGGCGTCATCGCGGAACTGCGGAGCAGCGGCATCCCGGTGATCGCCCCGTCGAACCCGCTCCGGGGCCTGGCATCGGACGCCGCCTACCTCGTCTCCGTCCTGACGCAGGTCGACGGTCCGGCCGTACTCGTCGGCCACGCGTACGGTGGTGCGCTGATCACCGTGGCGGGCGCCGCGGAGAACGTCGTGGGGCTCGTCTACGTCGCCGCCTACGTGCCCGCCGAGGGCGAGAGCCTCGGTCGGCTCCAGGGAAGCTTCCCCGACCCTCCGCTGACGGGCAACCTGAAGGAGTGGACCTACCCGCTCCACGACGGCGCCCACGCGGTCGAGGTCACCATCGAGGAGACGGCCTTTCCCGCCGTCTTCGCGGCGGACGTGCCCGAGGACGTCGCCGGCGCCCTGGCGGCGGCCCAACGCCCTCTCGCCGCGGCCGCGTTCACCGATACCGCCGCCGTGGCGGCATGGCGGACGAAACCGTCCTGGGCCTTGGTCGCCGGGGCCGACCGCACCATCAGCCCCGAGGCCCAGCGCTTCGGCGCCGCACGCGCCGGAGCCGTCGTCGTCGAACTCCCGGACGCCTCCCACGCCGTCGCCCTCTCCGAACCCACACACGTCGCCGACCTGATCAGGACGGCTGTGCGGGCGACGAGCTGA
- a CDS encoding type II toxin-antitoxin system PemK/MazF family toxin has product MRRGEVWWVQFDERRLVVLLSGDETSGFEVMQVVAPAGVDISGLGVEVPLGAGEGLPFEGVLRLALPRPGFTPCTWVTTVSRDDLIERAAVLSSEKLSEIDEALRLGDLG; this is encoded by the coding sequence GTGCGACGTGGTGAAGTCTGGTGGGTCCAGTTCGACGAGCGGAGGCTGGTCGTACTGCTGTCGGGAGACGAGACCTCCGGGTTCGAGGTGATGCAGGTCGTCGCCCCGGCGGGCGTCGACATCAGCGGTCTGGGCGTCGAAGTGCCGCTCGGCGCCGGTGAAGGACTGCCGTTCGAGGGCGTGCTGCGGCTCGCGCTCCCGAGACCGGGCTTCACCCCGTGCACGTGGGTGACCACGGTGTCCCGGGACGACCTGATCGAGCGGGCGGCCGTCCTGTCCTCCGAGAAGCTCAGCGAGATCGACGAGGCCCTCCGTCTCGGTGACCTCGGGTAG